Proteins encoded together in one Manis pentadactyla isolate mManPen7 chromosome 6, mManPen7.hap1, whole genome shotgun sequence window:
- the BZW1 gene encoding eIF5-mimic protein 2 isoform X1, translating to MNNQKQQKPTLSGQRFKTRKRDEKERFDPTQFQDCIIQGLTETGTDLEAVAKFLDASGAKLDYRRYAETLFDILVAGGMLAPGGTLADDMMRTDVCVFAAQEDLETMQAFAQVFNKLIRRYKYLEKGFEDEVKKLLLFLKGFSESERNKLAMLTGVLLANGTLNASILNSLYNENLVKEGVSAAFAVKLFKSWINEKDINAVAASLRKVSMDNRLMELFPANKQSIEHFTKYFTEAGLKELSEYVRNQQTIGARKELQKELQEQMSRGDPFKDIILYVKEEMKKNNIPEPVVIGIVWSSVMSTVEWNKKEELVAEQAIKHLKQYSPLLAAFTTQGQSELTLLLKIQEYCYDNIHFMKAFQKIVVLFYKAEVLSEEPILKWYKDAHVAKGKSVFLEQMKKFVEWLKNAEEESESEAEEGD from the exons ATGAATAATCAAAAGCAGCAAAAGCCAACGCTATCAGGCCAGCGttttaaaaccagaaaaagag ATGAAAAAGAGAGGTTTGACCCTACTCAGTTTCAAGACTGTATTATTCAAGGCTTAACTGAAACTGGTACTGATTTGGAAGCAGTAGCAAAGTTTCTTGATGCTTCTGGAGCAAAACTTGATTACCGCCGATATGCAGAAACACTCTTTGACATTCTGGTGGCTGGCGGAATGCTGG CCCCAGGTGGTACactggcagatgacatgatgcgtACAGATGTCTGTGTGTTCGCAGCACAAGAAGATCTAGAGACCATGCAAGCATTTGCTCAG GTTTTTAACAAGTTAATCAGGCGCTACAAATACCTGGAGAAAGGTTTTGAAGATGAAGTAAAAAAG CTGCTGCTGTTCTTAAAGGGTTTTTCAGAGTCGGAAAGGAACAAGCTGGCAATGTTGACTGGTGTTCTTCTGGCTAATGGAACACTTAATGCATCCATTCTTAATAGCCTTTACAATGAGAACTTGGTTAAAGAAG GGGTTTCTGCAGCTTTTGCTGTAAAGCTCTTTAAATCATGGATAAATGAAAAAGATATCAATGCAGTAGCTGCAAGTCTTCGGAAAGTCAGCATGGATAACAGATTGATG GAACTTTTTCCTGCCAATAAACAAAGCATTGAACACTTCACAAAGTATTTTACTGAAGCAGGCTTGAAAGAGCTTTCAGAATATGTTCGGAATCAGCAAACCATAGGAGCTCGTAAGGAACTCCAGAAAGAACTTCAAGAACAGATGTCCCGTGGTGATCCATTTAAGGAT ataattttgTATGTCAAGGAGGAGATGAAAAAAAACAACATCCCAGAGCCTGTTGTCATTGGAATAGTTTGGTCCAGTGTAATGAGCACTGTGGAATGGAACAAAAAAGAGGAGCTTGTAGCAGAGCAAGCCATTAAGCACTTGAAG caaTACAGCCCTCTACTTGCTGCCTTTACTACTCAAGGTCAGTCTGAGCTGACTCTGTTACTGAAGATTCAGGAGTATTGCTATGACAACATTCATTTCATGAAAGCCTTCCAGAAAATTGTGGTGCTTTTTTATAAAg CTGAAGTCCTGAGTGAAGAACCCATTCTGAAGTGGTATAAAGATGCACATGTTGCAAAGGGCAAAAGTGTCTTCCTTGAGCAAATGAAAAAGTTTGTAGAGTGGCTCAAAAATGCTGAAGAAG AATCTGAGTCTGAAGCTGAAGAAGGTGACTGA
- the BZW1 gene encoding eIF5-mimic protein 2 isoform X2 has product MLLEQNLITADMQKHSLTFWWLAECWPQVFNKLIRRYKYLEKGFEDEVKKLLLFLKGFSESERNKLAMLTGVLLANGTLNASILNSLYNENLVKEGVSAAFAVKLFKSWINEKDINAVAASLRKVSMDNRLMELFPANKQSIEHFTKYFTEAGLKELSEYVRNQQTIGARKELQKELQEQMSRGDPFKDIILYVKEEMKKNNIPEPVVIGIVWSSVMSTVEWNKKEELVAEQAIKHLKQYSPLLAAFTTQGQSELTLLLKIQEYCYDNIHFMKAFQKIVVLFYKAEVLSEEPILKWYKDAHVAKGKSVFLEQMKKFVEWLKNAEEESESEAEEGD; this is encoded by the exons ATGCTTCTGGAGCAAAACTTGATTACCGCCGATATGCAGAAACACTCTTTGACATTCTGGTGGCTGGCGGAATGCTGG CCCCAG GTTTTTAACAAGTTAATCAGGCGCTACAAATACCTGGAGAAAGGTTTTGAAGATGAAGTAAAAAAG CTGCTGCTGTTCTTAAAGGGTTTTTCAGAGTCGGAAAGGAACAAGCTGGCAATGTTGACTGGTGTTCTTCTGGCTAATGGAACACTTAATGCATCCATTCTTAATAGCCTTTACAATGAGAACTTGGTTAAAGAAG GGGTTTCTGCAGCTTTTGCTGTAAAGCTCTTTAAATCATGGATAAATGAAAAAGATATCAATGCAGTAGCTGCAAGTCTTCGGAAAGTCAGCATGGATAACAGATTGATG GAACTTTTTCCTGCCAATAAACAAAGCATTGAACACTTCACAAAGTATTTTACTGAAGCAGGCTTGAAAGAGCTTTCAGAATATGTTCGGAATCAGCAAACCATAGGAGCTCGTAAGGAACTCCAGAAAGAACTTCAAGAACAGATGTCCCGTGGTGATCCATTTAAGGAT ataattttgTATGTCAAGGAGGAGATGAAAAAAAACAACATCCCAGAGCCTGTTGTCATTGGAATAGTTTGGTCCAGTGTAATGAGCACTGTGGAATGGAACAAAAAAGAGGAGCTTGTAGCAGAGCAAGCCATTAAGCACTTGAAG caaTACAGCCCTCTACTTGCTGCCTTTACTACTCAAGGTCAGTCTGAGCTGACTCTGTTACTGAAGATTCAGGAGTATTGCTATGACAACATTCATTTCATGAAAGCCTTCCAGAAAATTGTGGTGCTTTTTTATAAAg CTGAAGTCCTGAGTGAAGAACCCATTCTGAAGTGGTATAAAGATGCACATGTTGCAAAGGGCAAAAGTGTCTTCCTTGAGCAAATGAAAAAGTTTGTAGAGTGGCTCAAAAATGCTGAAGAAG AATCTGAGTCTGAAGCTGAAGAAGGTGACTGA